Within Flagellimonas maritima, the genomic segment ATGCCAACGGTCTCCCTGAGGTCGTAGCGGCTTTTACACAAACGCAGATCGAAGATTCTGGAATTGTATCCTTTATCAACATTTCTGAAAACGCGGATTTTTTTGAATGGGATTTTGGAGATGGTACTACTTCGACAGAAATTGATCCTATCAAGACTTTTGCAGATGGGACCTATACCGTAACACTGACAGCGTCAAATTCAGCAGGTGCTTCAAGTAATTTTTCAGATGAATTAATAATAGATATTCCTGATACACCACCAGCATTCGACAGTGGACTATTGACCAACGGAGATTTTGAAAGTGGAACAGATCCGTGGATTGGTAACGCAGCAAATGTAACAACAGAAGGCGGTAACAGCTTCAATTTGGCAGATGTGCAAACAGCTGGCAATCCTTTTGATGTAAATTTGAGCCAAGTTGTAGAACTTACCCAAGGCACAAACTATATTTTAACTTTTGATGCCTCGTCTGACGTGACACGTACAATAATCGCCGGTATTGGACTAAATGTAGCGCCTTTTACCAATGATACACGTACAATTGATTTGACAACAGATACCCAGACCTTTACCGTAGCACTTTCTGCGGCGGACTTTGGCGGAGCGGATGGTAGAGTATTGTTTGATCTAGGTGCCGAAGTAGGTGTTGTTGTAATAGATAATGTCTCCTTGGTTGAAGGAGGAGATGGCGGTTTTGACAGTGGTTTATTGATTAATGGAAATTTTGAAAGTGGTGTAGTTCCTTGGGTAGGCAACGCTGCAAATGTAGTTACGGAAGGAGAAAATAGTTTCAATCAAGCTGATGTACAATCAGCTGGCCAACCCTTCGATGTAAATTTGAGCCAAGTTTTGGAACTTACACAAGGCACAAACTATACGTTGACTTTTGAAGCATCATCTAATGTGACACGTACTATAATTGCCGGGATTGGTCTGAATGTAGCGCCCTTTACCAATGATACGCGAACAATCGATTTGACTACGGATACCCAAACCTTTACCCTTGAATTATCAGCAGCCGGTTTTGGCGGAGCAGATAGCCGTGTACTTTTTGATATGGGTGCCGAAGTAGGCATTGTAATAATCGATAACGTTTCCTTGGTAGAGGGAGGTTCTGGAGGAGGAGATGATTCCGAAGCACCAGTAATCACATTAACAGGAGATGCAACTGTAAACCTAAATGTGGGAGATCCCGCTTATGTAGATGCTGGAGCTACTGCAAACGATAATGTGGATGGAGACATCTCTGGCAGTATCGTTGTTGGAGGAGATACAGTAGATACCAATGTAGCAGGAACATATACCATAACATACAATGTAAGCGATGCAGCAGGTAATCCCGCTACCGAAGTTACCAGAACAGTAAATGTTGAAGAAAATACTTTTGACGATGGCTTGTTGACCAATGGTGATTTTGAAAACGGGACAGATTCATGGATAGGGAATGGGCTCAATGTGGTCACTGATAGCGGAAATAGTTTCAATTCAGTAAATGTTGCTATGGCAGGAACACCCTTCTCCGTTAATTTGAGCCAAGTAATCGAATTAACGAAAGGTGCAGATTATATATTGACTTTTGATGCATCATCCGATGTTTCACGTACAATTCTTGCGGGTATTGGACTAAACGTGGAACCTTTTACAAATACTACTCAAACAATTAACCTTACAACAGATACCCAGACATTTGTTCTAAATCTTAATGCGACAGGATTTGGTGGAGCGGATAGCCGAATACTTTTTGATATGGGTGCAGAAACAGGGTTGGTGAATATTGATAATGTTTCTCTTGTTCTTGACAGCGGCGGCGGAGATACTTGTCCGGCCCCACCGATGGGTGAGTTATTATCAAACGGTGGTTTCGAGGCTAATTCCGGTGATGGCGCTTGTTGGCAGCTTAATGAATCTGCGGGCTCTTCCGTAACTATTATCGATACTGACGCCAATACGGGTACTTACTCCGCTAGATTGACCACAGGTCCTTCACAAGTGCCAAATCTTAAGCAAGAGCGATTTGCTCCGACCGTAGCGGGTAACCAAAACATTCAGGTGACGTTTAGATATAAAATTACATCGAGCTTTGTAGATGGTTCGATACTGGAAGTTCTGGCATTTTCAGAACGTTCAGTTGGTGGCGCCGTGCCACATAATTTGGGCAATGCCCCTGGAACCAATACCGTTGATGTTTGGCAAACTTACACTGGGTCATTTACAACAGATGCTAACGTAGATGAAGGTCTATCACTACTTATACAAGCTACCTGTGGTGGTGTCGGCACTTGTGCTGGAGAGGTAATTATAGACGATGTTGTGGTAGAAGAAATATAATTGAAAACTGAATATAGATTAAAAAGCCATTTGAAGACTCAGATGGCTTTTAAAACAAATCTGGTTTTACAACCGTAGCTATAAATAGTTATATATACTGAACAGTTGATGGAATAACTAGCTGTTTATGTATAGTAGAAACCGATTGAGCCAAAAGAAGCAGATTTAAATGGTTTTAAAATCTTTAAAGAGCACTATAAAACTGCTGATGGTTGGTGCATGCTGCATATCATCCTGTAAAGAACAACAGATGGACAAAGAGAAAAGTGCATACTTACTGATAGAACAAAAGATAGATTCTTTGCTGGCATTAATGACCTTAGATGAAAAAATAGGTCAAATGACACAGGTTAGACATTTTGATGATATTCAGGAAGATGATATTACCTCTAAGTTTATCGGTTCCATAATTCATACGCAAGGTCCATTACCGGGTAATAATGCTGAGGAATGGCAAGCAAAATTTACAAGATTACAGAAAAAAGCACTATCGACCCGTTTGGGTATTCCATTGATTTTTGGGGTAGATGCCATTCATGGACAAAACACCTATGAAGGGGCTACCATTTTTCCACATAACATTGGTTTTGGCGCAACCCAAAATAGAGAATTGGTAAAGCAAGCCGCAAAAATAACTGCCATTGAATCTCAGGCAACAGGGTTCAACTGGGTTTTTTCTCCTTGCGTAGCCATACCCTATAATGAGAAATGGGGAAGGGTCTACGAAGCTTTTTCAGAAAGCACCGAGTTGACCGGGCAACTTACAAAAGCATCAGTTGAAGGCTTGCAGGGAGATGATTTAAAAAATAGCAAAACGGTCATGGCCACTGCAAAACATTTTGTTGGTGACGGAGCTACTGATTTTGGTCTAGAAGGAGGTGAAACCTCTATAAGCCTAAAAGAAGTCCGGGAACGTTTGTTACCTCCCTACAAAGTAGCAGTAGATGCAGGAGTAGGTTCTGTAATGGCCTCTTTTAATTCAATGTCAGGAATACCAATGCATGCCCACAAGGATTTGATTACAAATGTGCTGAAAAAGAATATGGGATTTGATGGTATAATGGTTTCGGATTGGAAAGGCTACTCACGATTTGGAGAAAATGATGTTATCAATGCCGGAGTAGATATGATCATGGCTGTAGAAGGCGATTTTGAAATGTACCAAGAAGGATTAAAAAAAGGTGTTGAAAGCGGTTATGTATCCCAAGAGCGAATTGATGATGCAGTGCGAAGAATACTGCGCCAAAAATATAGATTGGGTGTATTTGAAAATCCTTTTCCAGATTCAAGCTTAATTGAAAAAATTGGTATTCAAGAACATAGGGATATAGCTCGTCAAGCCGTAAGGGAATCTTTGGTTTTACTTAAAAATGACAACAGTTTACTTCCGCTCAATAAGAAAATGGGAAAAATTGTAGTAGTGGGCGAACATGCCAATAATTCTGGTCTGCAGTCGGGAGGATGGACCATAAACTGGCAGGGCTCCACGGAAAACTATAAAGGAGCAACGACAATTCTTGAAGGAATCAAAAAAACAGCTGAGGGAACAGTAATTTATGATACCGATGCATCAGGAGACCATAGCGATGCAGATGTTGCCATTATAGTAATTGGAGAAACCCCTTATGCCGAATCTTTCGGTGATATAGGTGGTGAAATTGATGCATATCAATTGACACTGACCGAAAGTCATCAAAATTATGTGGACACCTATGTTGATATGGGCGTGAAAACTATAGTAGTGTTGATTTCTGGCCGTGCTTTGGTCACAACTAAGCAAATAGAACAATCCACGGCATTTGTAGCAGCTTGGTTACCAGGTTCAGAAGGGGACGGCATTGCGGAAGTCTTATTTGGAGAACATAACTTTAAGGGAAAATTACCTCATTCTTGGCCTAAATCAGAAGAAGATTATAACGGAAAATATGGGCCAAATTTTTGGGATGATTCCATAAAACCTTTGTTACCTTACGGATTTGGATTACACTATTGATACTTTAAAAAGAATGCCAATGGACCATAGCATCAAAAAAAGAAATAAAAAAAAATAACATGAAATCACTAATAAAAGTAATATTAACGATGGTGGTTTTACTAGTGAACCAATCCTGTAAATATAAAAGTGTCAAAACAGAAGAAAATCAAACCCTAATACAGAAAGAAGTGACAGCGAAAGATATTTTAGGAAATCCAAAGTACTTGGCAATATCTTATGGTGGGTACAGAAAAACCTCAAGAGATGTTCAACCGACTATTAACGAGCTAAAAGAAGACATGAAGATTCTTTCTGCGATGGGCATTAAAATTTTGAGAACCTATAATGTTCAATTACAACAAGCATCTAATTTGCTGAAAGCCATAAAGGAGTTAAAAAACGAGGATGAAACCTTTGAAATGTATGTAATGTTGGGCGCATGGATTGATTGTAAAAATGCGTGGACTGGAGAGACCCCTGACCATGATGTGGAAAGCGAACAAAACGAGGGTGAAATTGCCCGAGCCGTAACATTAGCCAATCAATATCCTGATATTGTAAAAATCATTGCCGTAGGCAACGAAGCTATGGTAAAATGGGCTACAAGCTATTATGTTCAGCCAAGTGTCATATTAAAATGGGTGAATCATCTTCAAGACTTAAAGAAAAGTGGGGAACTATCCAAAGATTTATGGATAACCAGCTCAGACGATTTCGCCTCTTGGGGAGGTGGCGATAAAAGCTATCATACTGAAAACCTTGAAAAACTTATAAAGGCGGTCGACTATATCTCCATGCATACTTATCCATACCATAATACACATTACAATCCAGAATTTTGGGGCGTACCTAAAGATGAGGAACAACTCTCCGACATCCAGAAAATTGATGCTGCAATGATTAGGGCAAAGGATTTTGCGATAAATCAATATAGTGCTGTTAAAAAATATATGGAAAGCCTGGGTGTTGACAAACCCATACATATAGGAGAAACAGGTTGGGCAACAGTATCCAATGGATTTTACGGGCCAACGGGGTCCAAGGCTACGGATGAGTATAAAGAAGCGGCATATCATAACCTCATTAGGATGTGGACAAATTCTGAAGGGATTTCATGTTTTTACTTTGAAGCGTTTAACGAGCAATGGAAAGATGCGGAAAATTCTTTAGGGTCTGAGAATCATTTTGGTCTTTTTACCATTGATGGAAAAGCAAAATATGCCCTATGGGATATGGTCGACAAAGGAATTTTTGAGGGTCTGACCAGAAACGGAAATTCAATCACCAAGACTTACAGTGGTGATAAAGCAGCGTTGATGAAAGATGTCCTTGTACCACCCTCAAAAAAAGAACAAGCTATCACTCATTAAAATGAAAAAGTTTAACAAATTTAATTTCATAATTACATTGGCCCTAGCACTGAGCGCTTGCAGCGTAGATAATAAATTGAAGGTAGAAGTATATGAAACTTCGGCCCAAGGAAATAAATTGACCAAGATAACGGACTTTCCGCCTCAAAAAGTAAAAGCGCAGATAAAACTGCTGCCCGATCAAAACTTTCAGACCATAACTGGATTTGGCGGTTCTTTTACGGAAGCCTCTGCTTACCTGCTCAACCAATTGGGTCAAGAAAACCGAAAAAAAATCATCGCCGCCTATTTTGGCGATGAAGGTTCGCGGTATTCGTTGACAAGAACACATATGAACTCTTGTGATTTTTCCTTATCCAACTATTCTTATGCGCCTGTTGAAGGGGATTTGGAATTAAAGCACTTTTCCATAGATGAGGATAGAGATGATATTATACCCTTTATCAAAGAAGCAATGGCTGTCTCCAAAGATGGATTCAAGATTCTGGCATCCCCATGGACAGCACCACCTTGGATGAAAAACAACAAAGATTGGAGAGGCGGAAAGCTTCTTCCCGAATATTATGATACTTGGGCACTGTTCTTCTCTAAATATATAGATGCCTATAAATTGGAGGATATAGATATTTGGGGCTTTACCGTTGAAAATGAGCCATTGGGGAACAACAATAACTGGGAAAGTATGCATTTCACTCCAGAAGAAATGACCAATTTTGTGAAGTTTCACTTAGGTCCAAAATTAGAAACTGATGGACATGAAGCAAAAATTCTGGGTTATGATCAAAATCGTGGAGAAGAATTGGAAGAATGGGTAAAAGTGATGTTCAAGAATGAGGCTTCATCAAAATATTTTGATGGAACAGCCATTCACTGGTATGCCAGCACCTATGATTGGTTTCCAGAATCGCTGCAATTTGCACATAACGCTGCTCCCTCAAAATATTTGATACAATCCGAGGCTTGTGTTGATGCCGAAATCCCCAAATGGAAAGATGACAAGTGGTATTGGTCCAAAGAAGCTACGGATTGGGGCTGGGACTGGGCGCCCGAGCATGAAAAACACCTACATCCAAAATACGCGCCCGTATATCGTTATGCCCGTGATATTATTGGATGTCTAAACAATTGGGTAGACGGTTGGATAGATTGGAACATGATCTTGGATACACAAGGCGGTCCAAACTGGTTTAAAAATTGGTGTGTGGCACCAGTAATTGTTGATCCAGATAAAGATGAAGTATATTTTACTCCCATTTATTATACCCTTACCCATTTCAGCAAGTATATTAGACCAGGTGCAACTCGTATTGGATTTGAGAACTCAGACGATTCCTTGATGGTAACTGCTGTTAAAAATCCAGATGATACGATTGTTATTGTAATCTTGAACCAAGACTTGAAACCCAAGAGTTTTAAAGTCTTTTTAGATGATGATTTCAAAGAAATTTCCATTAGTCCACAAGCTATTCAAACTATCATTATTGATAAAACCACCGATGCTAACTAAAACTCATTGACATGCCTAAGATAAAAGCGATTAACAAAGATAAAGTTCCAGTTGGACAAAAAGCTGCTTTTGGAGCAGGTCATTTTATTCTGAACATATTACCCGGAACACTGGGTGTCTTCATCCAGTTCTTTTTACTTACTGCATGGGGGGTTGATCCATTGTGGGCAGGACTTTTGGGAGGATTGCCAAGAATATTTGATTCGATAACAGACCCGATAATGGGTTTCATTTCTGACAATACAAAATCCAAGTTTGGAAGAAGAAGACCCTACATTTTTGTTGGTGCCATCATAAGTGGACTGCTTTTCTTTCTAATGTGGCAAATTGACGATAATGCTTCTGAGTCCTATATCATTTGGCACGTAATGATTCTTCAATTGCTATTCCTTATTGGTAATACCATGTTTGCGACGCCATTGGTGGGTCTGGGCTATGAAATGACCTCAGATTATAACGAGCGTACCCGTTTGATGGCTTTTTCCAATACCATGGGCCAAATTGCATGGATGATAGTTCCATGGCTGTACGTTATTATTCCAGATTCGAACACGTTCAACACACAAACCGAAGGCGTACGAACCATGGCCTTAATCGTTGGCGTAATGTGCGTTGTCTTTGGAATATTACCTGCGTTGTTTTGTAAAGGTATTGACGCTTCCAACATGGAGAACCGTAAAGAAATTAATTTTAAAACCCTTGCTGTAAACTTAAAAGAATTATGGGCCGGGATTATACAAGTCTCCAAAAACAAGCCGTTTATGAAACTCTGTGGCGCTACATTTTTAGTTTTTAACGGTTTTCAATTGGTAGCGGCATTTGGTGTTTTTATTATTGTTTTCTATATGTATAGTGGTAGTTACGATATGGCAGGTACTTGGCCGGCGTGGTTCAACACGATCAATGCAATGATAACTGCCTTTATAGTTATCCCTATAATTTCTAGAATGGCAAATAAATGGGGCAAAAGAAAAGCATTTATTATTTCTACTGTTCTTTCGATCATTGGCTACATATTAAAATGGTGGGGATTTGATAAAGAATTGAACAGTCAATTTAACCAAACTGAATTTGGCAAAAGCTTAAATTCAGGAGTAGGTTCCATTTTCGAGAGCATAAACCCATTTCTGGACAGTATAGGAATGTCATGGTTTAGTATAGATCCTGGCAGTGAAGTGCCATGGCTTATATTTTTACCGATTCCTTTATTTGCTTTCGGGATGGGAGGATTGTTTACATTGATGATGTCCATGACAGCAGATGTCTGTGATTTGGACGAATTAAACAATGGCATGCCAAGGAAAGAAGGCACCT encodes:
- a CDS encoding glycosyl hydrolase family 17 protein, coding for MKSLIKVILTMVVLLVNQSCKYKSVKTEENQTLIQKEVTAKDILGNPKYLAISYGGYRKTSRDVQPTINELKEDMKILSAMGIKILRTYNVQLQQASNLLKAIKELKNEDETFEMYVMLGAWIDCKNAWTGETPDHDVESEQNEGEIARAVTLANQYPDIVKIIAVGNEAMVKWATSYYVQPSVILKWVNHLQDLKKSGELSKDLWITSSDDFASWGGGDKSYHTENLEKLIKAVDYISMHTYPYHNTHYNPEFWGVPKDEEQLSDIQKIDAAMIRAKDFAINQYSAVKKYMESLGVDKPIHIGETGWATVSNGFYGPTGSKATDEYKEAAYHNLIRMWTNSEGISCFYFEAFNEQWKDAENSLGSENHFGLFTIDGKAKYALWDMVDKGIFEGLTRNGNSITKTYSGDKAALMKDVLVPPSKKEQAITH
- a CDS encoding glycoside hydrolase family 3 protein; the protein is MDKEKSAYLLIEQKIDSLLALMTLDEKIGQMTQVRHFDDIQEDDITSKFIGSIIHTQGPLPGNNAEEWQAKFTRLQKKALSTRLGIPLIFGVDAIHGQNTYEGATIFPHNIGFGATQNRELVKQAAKITAIESQATGFNWVFSPCVAIPYNEKWGRVYEAFSESTELTGQLTKASVEGLQGDDLKNSKTVMATAKHFVGDGATDFGLEGGETSISLKEVRERLLPPYKVAVDAGVGSVMASFNSMSGIPMHAHKDLITNVLKKNMGFDGIMVSDWKGYSRFGENDVINAGVDMIMAVEGDFEMYQEGLKKGVESGYVSQERIDDAVRRILRQKYRLGVFENPFPDSSLIEKIGIQEHRDIARQAVRESLVLLKNDNSLLPLNKKMGKIVVVGEHANNSGLQSGGWTINWQGSTENYKGATTILEGIKKTAEGTVIYDTDASGDHSDADVAIIVIGETPYAESFGDIGGEIDAYQLTLTESHQNYVDTYVDMGVKTIVVLISGRALVTTKQIEQSTAFVAAWLPGSEGDGIAEVLFGEHNFKGKLPHSWPKSEEDYNGKYGPNFWDDSIKPLLPYGFGLHY
- a CDS encoding carbohydrate binding domain-containing protein; this encodes MKLLFKKTRILSLMILAISFLGCEDDDDANGLPEVVAAFTQTQIEDSGIVSFINISENADFFEWDFGDGTTSTEIDPIKTFADGTYTVTLTASNSAGASSNFSDELIIDIPDTPPAFDSGLLTNGDFESGTDPWIGNAANVTTEGGNSFNLADVQTAGNPFDVNLSQVVELTQGTNYILTFDASSDVTRTIIAGIGLNVAPFTNDTRTIDLTTDTQTFTVALSAADFGGADGRVLFDLGAEVGVVVIDNVSLVEGGDGGFDSGLLINGNFESGVVPWVGNAANVVTEGENSFNQADVQSAGQPFDVNLSQVLELTQGTNYTLTFEASSNVTRTIIAGIGLNVAPFTNDTRTIDLTTDTQTFTLELSAAGFGGADSRVLFDMGAEVGIVIIDNVSLVEGGSGGGDDSEAPVITLTGDATVNLNVGDPAYVDAGATANDNVDGDISGSIVVGGDTVDTNVAGTYTITYNVSDAAGNPATEVTRTVNVEENTFDDGLLTNGDFENGTDSWIGNGLNVVTDSGNSFNSVNVAMAGTPFSVNLSQVIELTKGADYILTFDASSDVSRTILAGIGLNVEPFTNTTQTINLTTDTQTFVLNLNATGFGGADSRILFDMGAETGLVNIDNVSLVLDSGGGDTCPAPPMGELLSNGGFEANSGDGACWQLNESAGSSVTIIDTDANTGTYSARLTTGPSQVPNLKQERFAPTVAGNQNIQVTFRYKITSSFVDGSILEVLAFSERSVGGAVPHNLGNAPGTNTVDVWQTYTGSFTTDANVDEGLSLLIQATCGGVGTCAGEVIIDDVVVEEI
- a CDS encoding MFS transporter, yielding MPKIKAINKDKVPVGQKAAFGAGHFILNILPGTLGVFIQFFLLTAWGVDPLWAGLLGGLPRIFDSITDPIMGFISDNTKSKFGRRRPYIFVGAIISGLLFFLMWQIDDNASESYIIWHVMILQLLFLIGNTMFATPLVGLGYEMTSDYNERTRLMAFSNTMGQIAWMIVPWLYVIIPDSNTFNTQTEGVRTMALIVGVMCVVFGILPALFCKGIDASNMENRKEINFKTLAVNLKELWAGIIQVSKNKPFMKLCGATFLVFNGFQLVAAFGVFIIVFYMYSGSYDMAGTWPAWFNTINAMITAFIVIPIISRMANKWGKRKAFIISTVLSIIGYILKWWGFDKELNSQFNQTEFGKSLNSGVGSIFESINPFLDSIGMSWFSIDPGSEVPWLIFLPIPLFAFGMGGLFTLMMSMTADVCDLDELNNGMPRKEGTFGAIYWLMVKIGQSIALVLGGVILKIVGFDPNITVQTAETMNDLRIADILVPSLTAALAVWVMWTYSLSEKKAKEIKAQLVKRRGEL
- a CDS encoding glycoside hydrolase family 30 protein codes for the protein MKKFNKFNFIITLALALSACSVDNKLKVEVYETSAQGNKLTKITDFPPQKVKAQIKLLPDQNFQTITGFGGSFTEASAYLLNQLGQENRKKIIAAYFGDEGSRYSLTRTHMNSCDFSLSNYSYAPVEGDLELKHFSIDEDRDDIIPFIKEAMAVSKDGFKILASPWTAPPWMKNNKDWRGGKLLPEYYDTWALFFSKYIDAYKLEDIDIWGFTVENEPLGNNNNWESMHFTPEEMTNFVKFHLGPKLETDGHEAKILGYDQNRGEELEEWVKVMFKNEASSKYFDGTAIHWYASTYDWFPESLQFAHNAAPSKYLIQSEACVDAEIPKWKDDKWYWSKEATDWGWDWAPEHEKHLHPKYAPVYRYARDIIGCLNNWVDGWIDWNMILDTQGGPNWFKNWCVAPVIVDPDKDEVYFTPIYYTLTHFSKYIRPGATRIGFENSDDSLMVTAVKNPDDTIVIVILNQDLKPKSFKVFLDDDFKEISISPQAIQTIIIDKTTDAN